From a region of the Methanomassiliicoccus sp. genome:
- a CDS encoding sulfurtransferase TusA family protein produces MVETLDVKGMMCPMPIVQLAKKMKTMKIGDEVDLIASDIGSKNDVPAWCQRTGNQLVEMKEGNGIFTYRIKKLK; encoded by the coding sequence ATGGTTGAGACATTGGACGTTAAAGGAATGATGTGCCCGATGCCGATCGTGCAGCTCGCGAAGAAGATGAAGACCATGAAGATCGGGGACGAGGTGGACCTTATCGCCAGCGATATAGGTTCAAAGAACGATGTCCCGGCGTGGTGTCAGAGGACGGGGAACCAGTTGGTGGAGATGAAGGAGGGTAACGGGATCTTCACCTACCGAATCAAGAAGCTGAAGTAA
- the tusB gene encoding sulfurtransferase complex subunit TusB — translation MSSTLFILLKSPHEYHDLDAVAALGGDDRIGVLLFEDATLFTVLADRREEIVDVADEVYVMEDDLEARGFKGRAGKGFEVINYPRAVDLIMNEYDQTITL, via the coding sequence ATGTCATCCACTCTGTTCATATTGTTGAAATCGCCCCATGAGTACCACGACCTGGACGCGGTAGCGGCCTTGGGAGGCGATGACCGCATTGGCGTCCTCTTGTTCGAGGACGCCACGCTCTTCACGGTCCTCGCGGACCGGCGGGAGGAAATCGTCGATGTGGCCGACGAGGTCTACGTCATGGAGGACGACCTGGAGGCCCGCGGCTTCAAGGGGAGGGCGGGCAAGGGCTTCGAGGTTATTAATTACCCGAGGGCGGTCGATCTCATCATGAACGAATACGACCAGACCATAACTTTGTGA
- a CDS encoding PAS domain S-box protein, producing MDRSSFRIEKMENGPPMLQSDPINGPGDKVDEGIWILDPGGRIGLVNDRGAALLGYDPQEMTGRPVSDFLAPVERPGLRERPGCQEVRARRKDGSGIWISYRSSPLLSEGGRLGGTLVALREVPASPGPEGPYEGEARYRSLFNNLTEAFQVVEVIFEEGKPVDYRYREVNPAFERLTGKGREQLIGHTVREIFGMVEDRWLDTYARIVRTGEPETFEEYGAALGMWYEVHAWKAGRGQCANTFSDITERKRMEETLRESETRYRSLFESLHEGVSLQRYILDDHGEVIDWTILKVNPAMERALRKSRDEMEGRNFSDFYGSAMPFFLPFVRKVRASGEPITIEHFVKLSNRYYLNVIVPLDRDSFLLSIVDITEVKVSEEAMRRAEERLRFHVENAPQAVIEWDADFVVTRWAGEAERMFGWTAEETIGKRIMELGIVYPEDLTIVESAMSRLTDRASTKVVSSNRNLTKGGQVIYCTWYNTVFGNESGKMVSVLSLVVDNTARVKAEEELRRSNAELQLFAYVASHDMQEPLRMVTSYIDLLEHRYGQELSPRAREYMAYAVRGAQRMRDLVNDLLAYSRVDMATKPYARVDLNEVMGEVVEHLREAIASNGAEVAVERLPTVWADRTQMGQVLQNLVSNAIKFHGAAPPRVQVFAYLRGEEWVMGVRDNGIGIDPKYAEKLFNMFQRLHTHDEYPGTGIGLAISRKIVERHGGRIWFESEPGKGSTFFFSIPMSA from the coding sequence ATGGATCGGTCGAGCTTCAGGATAGAGAAGATGGAGAACGGCCCCCCGATGTTGCAGTCCGATCCGATCAACGGTCCAGGAGATAAAGTCGACGAGGGCATCTGGATCCTCGACCCGGGTGGCCGCATCGGCCTTGTGAACGATCGCGGCGCTGCTCTCCTCGGATACGATCCTCAGGAAATGACTGGTCGCCCGGTCTCCGATTTCCTGGCCCCTGTGGAGCGTCCAGGCCTGCGCGAACGGCCGGGCTGCCAGGAGGTCAGGGCGCGTCGCAAGGACGGTTCTGGTATCTGGATATCATATCGATCATCGCCCCTCTTGAGCGAGGGCGGTCGTCTCGGAGGCACGCTGGTGGCGCTCAGGGAGGTCCCCGCGAGCCCTGGGCCAGAGGGCCCGTATGAGGGTGAGGCCCGGTACCGATCTCTGTTTAACAACCTTACCGAGGCCTTCCAGGTGGTGGAGGTAATCTTCGAGGAAGGGAAGCCGGTTGACTACCGGTACCGGGAGGTGAACCCAGCCTTCGAGAGGCTGACGGGAAAGGGCCGGGAGCAACTCATCGGCCATACCGTCAGGGAGATCTTCGGCATGGTGGAGGACCGCTGGTTGGATACATATGCCCGAATCGTGCGGACCGGGGAGCCAGAGACCTTCGAGGAATATGGAGCAGCACTCGGCATGTGGTATGAAGTCCATGCCTGGAAGGCGGGACGCGGGCAATGTGCCAACACCTTCTCGGACATCACCGAGCGCAAGAGGATGGAGGAAACCCTTCGCGAGAGCGAGACAAGGTACCGATCATTGTTCGAAAGCCTCCATGAGGGAGTGTCCCTGCAGAGGTACATCCTTGATGATCACGGAGAAGTCATCGACTGGACCATCCTCAAGGTCAACCCGGCAATGGAGAGGGCCCTAAGGAAGAGCAGGGACGAGATGGAGGGCCGCAATTTCTCGGATTTCTACGGCAGCGCCATGCCCTTCTTTCTCCCATTCGTGCGCAAGGTCAGGGCGAGCGGAGAGCCCATTACCATCGAGCACTTTGTGAAGCTATCGAACCGCTACTATCTCAACGTCATCGTGCCGCTGGATCGGGACAGCTTCCTTCTCTCGATCGTGGATATCACTGAGGTCAAGGTGTCGGAGGAGGCGATGAGGCGCGCCGAGGAGCGCTTACGCTTCCACGTCGAGAACGCCCCTCAGGCGGTCATCGAGTGGGACGCCGACTTCGTGGTCACCCGGTGGGCCGGTGAGGCGGAGAGAATGTTCGGCTGGACCGCCGAGGAGACCATCGGCAAGAGGATCATGGAACTGGGAATAGTCTACCCCGAGGACCTTACCATCGTCGAGAGTGCCATGTCGAGGCTCACCGACAGGGCCAGCACCAAGGTCGTCTCTTCCAACCGCAACCTCACCAAGGGCGGCCAGGTGATCTACTGCACCTGGTACAACACTGTGTTCGGGAACGAGAGCGGCAAGATGGTGTCAGTGCTGTCCCTGGTAGTTGACAACACTGCCAGGGTAAAGGCGGAGGAGGAGCTTAGGAGGTCGAACGCCGAGCTGCAGTTGTTCGCCTATGTGGCGAGCCACGACATGCAGGAGCCGCTGCGCATGGTGACCAGTTACATCGACCTCCTGGAACACCGGTACGGACAGGAGCTCAGTCCTCGGGCCAGGGAGTACATGGCCTACGCAGTAAGGGGCGCCCAGAGGATGAGGGACCTGGTTAACGACCTGCTCGCCTATTCGCGAGTGGACATGGCCACCAAGCCATATGCGCGAGTGGACCTGAACGAGGTGATGGGGGAGGTGGTCGAGCACCTTCGAGAAGCTATCGCCAGCAACGGCGCGGAGGTCGCGGTCGAGAGACTGCCAACCGTCTGGGCCGACCGAACGCAGATGGGCCAGGTGCTACAGAACCTGGTGAGCAACGCCATCAAGTTCCACGGGGCCGCCCCACCTCGAGTACAGGTCTTCGCCTATCTCCGTGGCGAGGAGTGGGTCATGGGCGTACGGGACAATGGCATCGGCATCGACCCCAAGTACGCCGAGAAGCTGTTCAACATGTTCCAGCGGCTCCACACCCACGACGAGTATCCCGGCACCGGGATCGGCCTGGCGATCAGCAGGAAGATCGTAGAGCGTCACGGCGGCCGTATCTGGTTCGAGAGCGAGCCAGGCAAGGGAAGCACATTCTTCTTCAGCATCCCGATGAGCGCTTGA
- a CDS encoding AAA family ATPase, translated as MPKVIILTGMPGAGKEEFVQVALENGYNIIRMGDVVREEAKRRGTAMDDRGVGGFANQERESHGPGIWAERCLQALDEGDTVIDGSRSLIELEVFRRLLGGDLRLVAIHSSPQQRFLRLQRRGRYDAPPDHEAFKERDRRELGWGLGSLIAMADVMLVNEGTLEQFRRYATEELRRIW; from the coding sequence TTGCCAAAGGTCATTATTCTAACGGGCATGCCCGGAGCGGGCAAAGAGGAGTTCGTCCAGGTCGCCCTGGAGAACGGATATAACATTATCCGCATGGGCGATGTGGTCCGCGAGGAGGCCAAGCGCCGAGGGACGGCCATGGACGATCGGGGTGTGGGCGGGTTCGCCAATCAGGAGCGCGAATCGCACGGCCCAGGGATCTGGGCGGAGCGATGCCTGCAGGCCCTAGACGAAGGAGACACGGTGATCGACGGCTCCCGCAGCCTGATCGAGCTGGAGGTCTTCCGCCGCTTGTTGGGCGGCGACCTGCGCCTGGTGGCCATCCACTCGTCCCCGCAACAACGCTTCCTACGACTGCAGAGAAGGGGACGCTACGATGCCCCTCCAGACCACGAGGCGTTCAAGGAGCGGGACAGGCGGGAGCTCGGCTGGGGGCTTGGCTCGCTCATAGCCATGGCTGACGTCATGCTCGTCAACGAGGGCACCCTGGAACAGTTCCGGAGGTACGCCACGGAGGAGCTGAGAAGAATATGGTGA
- a CDS encoding DUF5591 domain-containing protein, with protein MLDVTDRSGPARTGRWTAGPTKVEFPNILFRDSPLYSAPPYAELTVTGGKRTEVRSKDGGELASFGQTIIRPLDALKEATVEEGTNAIVVRGRPASLSGRPEEIVVLGNAFELRRDARVFVDTVVALREAAGADKLIYAPGLMEPSNLALLTYLGIDLFDSTLPLYQSARRRLLLTEGSMTVEDGSWLAGADGAGTHNLEAAWRELQLVRHMVRIGRLRELVETRVNASPWMVAALRVLDLRHYEYQEKRWPVVGPRFYANSKASLFRPDVWRFRRRIIGRWKPGAHKKVLLLIPCSAKKPYFTSKSHRMFEEVLLSVPNSSVVQELIITSPLGAVPRELELFYPAAQYDIPVTGNWDREEVSMIQELVVHAASFGFSKIISHLGSESGFVGEVVDCVDTTQGSGTTTPEALEGLRKELEEACGNVEKVPRAVDRVELMRSQARYQFGEEGAALLDGCSVMGKYPYLKFLRGDVQLGMLTPERGMLSLTMDGGKVLMDNGIATVEMGDFDLSGNLFAVGVTGADHRIRTGDEVAIVRNGELEGVGVASMSGEEMVQSRRGEAVRIRHKRKRK; from the coding sequence ATGCTCGACGTCACCGACCGCTCTGGCCCGGCCCGCACAGGACGCTGGACCGCCGGACCGACCAAGGTCGAATTCCCCAATATCCTGTTCCGCGATTCACCGTTGTACTCAGCGCCCCCGTACGCCGAGCTGACCGTCACCGGAGGGAAGCGGACCGAGGTGAGGAGCAAGGACGGCGGGGAACTGGCGAGCTTCGGACAGACCATCATTCGGCCGCTGGACGCGTTGAAGGAGGCTACGGTCGAGGAGGGCACCAATGCCATCGTGGTGCGCGGACGGCCCGCATCGTTGTCGGGGCGTCCCGAGGAGATCGTCGTCCTGGGCAACGCCTTCGAACTCCGGCGGGACGCTCGCGTGTTCGTGGATACTGTGGTCGCGCTGCGTGAGGCCGCGGGCGCGGACAAGCTCATCTACGCCCCCGGGCTGATGGAGCCGTCCAACTTGGCCCTGCTCACCTACCTGGGCATCGACCTTTTCGACTCGACTCTGCCGCTTTACCAGTCGGCCCGGAGGAGACTGCTGCTGACCGAGGGTTCGATGACGGTGGAGGACGGCAGCTGGCTGGCGGGAGCCGATGGGGCGGGGACCCACAATCTGGAGGCTGCGTGGAGGGAGCTGCAATTGGTGCGGCACATGGTGAGGATCGGTAGGCTGCGGGAGCTGGTGGAGACCAGGGTCAATGCCAGCCCGTGGATGGTGGCCGCGCTGAGAGTCCTGGATCTGCGGCACTACGAGTACCAGGAGAAGCGCTGGCCTGTCGTCGGCCCAAGGTTCTACGCCAATTCCAAAGCCTCCCTGTTCCGCCCGGACGTATGGCGCTTCCGCCGCCGCATCATCGGGAGATGGAAGCCAGGTGCTCACAAGAAGGTCCTCCTGCTCATCCCCTGCTCGGCCAAGAAGCCTTACTTCACATCTAAGAGTCACCGGATGTTCGAAGAGGTGCTCCTCTCCGTTCCCAACTCCAGCGTGGTGCAGGAACTGATCATCACCTCCCCCCTGGGAGCGGTGCCCCGGGAGCTGGAGCTATTCTATCCCGCGGCCCAGTACGACATACCGGTAACCGGCAATTGGGACCGCGAGGAGGTCAGCATGATCCAGGAGCTGGTCGTCCACGCGGCATCCTTCGGGTTCTCGAAGATAATATCCCACCTGGGGAGCGAGAGCGGGTTCGTGGGCGAGGTCGTCGACTGCGTGGACACCACCCAGGGCTCGGGGACGACAACCCCCGAAGCATTGGAGGGCCTGCGCAAGGAGCTGGAGGAAGCATGCGGGAATGTAGAGAAGGTCCCCCGGGCGGTGGACCGGGTCGAGCTCATGCGGTCCCAGGCCAGGTATCAGTTTGGGGAAGAGGGGGCAGCCCTGCTGGACGGATGCTCGGTGATGGGCAAGTATCCTTACCTCAAGTTCCTGCGGGGGGACGTGCAGCTCGGAATGCTGACGCCGGAGCGGGGTATGCTCTCCCTAACCATGGACGGGGGAAAGGTGCTGATGGACAATGGCATCGCCACGGTGGAAATGGGCGACTTCGACCTGAGCGGCAACCTGTTCGCGGTAGGGGTGACCGGGGCGGACCACCGCATCCGGACCGGAGACGAGGTGGCCATCGTGCGCAATGGCGAATTGGAAGGTGTCGGAGTGGCCTCGATGTCGGGGGAAGAGATGGTGCAGAGCCGGAGGGGCGAGGCGGTCCGCATCCGGCACAAGAGGAAGCGGAAGTAG
- a CDS encoding winged helix-turn-helix domain-containing protein, which translates to MYFDIAQLACNIDSRKILSSIETTPRSAREIAAVTNLSVSRCYRMVKEMEQMNILSRTDPESRVTYYISNLRSVEISLEDDHLGLAISYRDGTRTELKMDAEDMERSAQEISQDLLAAEGSDEPSTVA; encoded by the coding sequence ATGTACTTCGACATAGCCCAACTGGCATGCAACATCGATAGCCGGAAGATACTCTCGTCCATTGAGACCACTCCACGGTCCGCCCGGGAAATCGCTGCTGTCACCAACCTATCCGTCTCCCGCTGTTACCGCATGGTGAAGGAGATGGAACAGATGAATATCCTTAGCCGTACGGACCCCGAGAGCCGTGTGACCTACTATATCTCCAATCTTCGCTCCGTAGAGATAAGCCTGGAGGACGACCATCTCGGACTGGCCATCAGCTACCGCGACGGAACCAGGACGGAACTGAAGATGGACGCCGAGGACATGGAGCGCTCCGCGCAGGAGATATCTCAGGACCTCTTGGCGGCCGAAGGCTCCGATGAGCCCTCCACTGTTGCATAA
- a CDS encoding DsrE family protein encodes MGTMCIQLRSGTMMNMDTNVVVKLARAAMDKGHKVKIFGYGEGITLIKAGQDPKRFPNVGNELAKMVKEGLEVVVCETCCHARGVRRGEEIEGTKIGSITNDFSRMASESDRLVTIAR; translated from the coding sequence ATGGGAACTATGTGCATTCAGCTGCGTTCGGGAACGATGATGAACATGGACACCAACGTCGTCGTCAAGCTGGCGAGGGCGGCCATGGACAAGGGCCACAAGGTGAAGATTTTCGGTTATGGTGAGGGGATCACCCTCATCAAGGCCGGCCAGGACCCCAAGCGCTTCCCCAACGTTGGTAACGAGTTGGCGAAGATGGTAAAGGAGGGCCTGGAGGTCGTGGTGTGCGAGACCTGCTGCCATGCCCGGGGCGTGCGCCGGGGAGAGGAGATCGAGGGGACGAAGATCGGAAGCATTACCAACGACTTCTCCCGCATGGCGTCCGAGTCGGACCGCCTGGTGACGATCGCGAGGTGA
- a CDS encoding roadblock/LC7 domain-containing protein — MQDAKSVENILEEIINGEFPQGKSIQSVSIVSKTGLLVAGKAASSARAETFSAMAAIMFSAAEATKNDIFRDKIDYVIAVFRNTKLYISELSSSLLIVATVDRETEDAKILENMTHIVTRTKEELVWLR; from the coding sequence GTGCAGGACGCCAAGTCGGTCGAGAACATCCTTGAGGAGATCATTAATGGGGAATTTCCCCAGGGAAAGAGCATTCAGAGCGTCTCTATTGTATCCAAGACGGGCCTGCTTGTCGCCGGTAAGGCGGCGTCGTCGGCTCGGGCAGAGACCTTCTCGGCGATGGCGGCCATCATGTTCTCGGCGGCAGAGGCAACCAAGAACGATATCTTCCGAGACAAGATCGACTACGTCATCGCGGTGTTCCGCAATACCAAATTGTACATCTCTGAGCTTTCTTCCAGCCTTCTCATCGTGGCCACCGTGGATCGGGAGACGGAGGACGCCAAGATCCTCGAGAATATGACCCACATCGTGACCCGGACCAAGGAAGAGCTGGTCTGGCTCCGCTGA
- the pyrI gene encoding aspartate carbamoyltransferase regulatory subunit: protein MKDFRVTPIRNGTVIDHIDCGQALKVLRIIGVTGDVASTVSVLMRVPSKRDGWKDVVKVEDRELDPREVDKISLIAPKATINIIRDFNVSEKYNVTMPDVVKGIVKCGNPNCITNKNEPVEPQFTVESKDPVVLRCFYCDRIQEDFSERLI, encoded by the coding sequence ATGAAGGACTTCCGGGTCACTCCGATACGCAACGGGACGGTCATCGATCATATCGACTGCGGGCAAGCCCTCAAGGTGCTCAGGATCATCGGGGTCACCGGCGACGTCGCATCTACCGTGTCGGTGCTGATGAGGGTGCCGTCGAAACGGGACGGGTGGAAGGACGTGGTCAAGGTAGAGGATCGCGAGCTCGATCCGAGGGAGGTGGACAAGATCTCACTCATCGCGCCTAAGGCGACGATCAACATCATCCGGGACTTCAACGTCTCGGAGAAGTACAACGTGACGATGCCTGATGTCGTGAAGGGCATCGTCAAGTGCGGGAACCCCAACTGCATCACCAACAAGAACGAACCGGTGGAGCCGCAGTTCACCGTCGAGTCCAAGGATCCGGTGGTCCTCAGGTGCTTTTACTGCGACCGCATCCAGGAAGACTTCTCCGAGCGACTCATATAA
- a CDS encoding DsrE family protein — protein sequence MAESLLVLITKPPYGLEEAFAGARLALGGKVSGIMDNSNLLLMGDGTLNALETQSPGAVGMPSNLEALQDIIDLDGSVYCVEPDLRARAGDMKVLEGVKLISWEEARAVVKAHQLVNTF from the coding sequence ATGGCCGAGAGTTTGTTGGTACTCATAACCAAACCGCCGTACGGGCTGGAGGAAGCGTTCGCCGGGGCCAGGCTGGCCCTGGGAGGCAAGGTCAGCGGGATCATGGACAACTCCAACTTATTGCTGATGGGCGATGGTACGCTCAACGCCCTGGAGACCCAGAGCCCCGGAGCGGTCGGCATGCCGTCGAACCTGGAGGCGTTGCAGGATATCATAGACCTCGATGGGTCCGTGTACTGCGTGGAGCCGGACCTGAGGGCCAGGGCGGGCGACATGAAGGTCCTAGAGGGAGTGAAACTGATCTCGTGGGAGGAAGCGCGGGCCGTCGTAAAGGCGCACCAGCTGGTCAATACCTTCTGA
- a CDS encoding helix-turn-helix domain-containing protein: MPPQRTIATIASCKDIVQCAFSLNDFEVEVFRAAAQYGPMRADELADIMGRERSTVYRALQKLLSCGMCIRETHSLEKGGYYHTYSAIKRQELKMKLEQCVEEWSLRMREALSRFDENLFSDDGLQTNGH, translated from the coding sequence ATGCCACCGCAGAGAACCATTGCCACCATAGCCTCGTGCAAGGACATCGTTCAGTGTGCATTCAGTCTAAATGACTTCGAGGTCGAGGTCTTCCGTGCCGCTGCTCAATACGGGCCGATGCGTGCAGATGAACTGGCCGACATCATGGGCCGGGAGAGATCAACAGTCTATCGCGCCCTCCAGAAGTTATTGAGCTGTGGAATGTGCATCCGCGAGACCCACTCCCTGGAGAAGGGCGGCTATTATCATACATATAGCGCGATCAAGAGGCAAGAGCTGAAGATGAAACTAGAGCAGTGCGTTGAGGAATGGAGCCTTAGGATGCGGGAGGCGTTGTCCCGCTTCGACGAGAACCTGTTCTCAGACGATGGCCTGCAGACAAATGGCCACTGA
- a CDS encoding SDR family NAD(P)-dependent oxidoreductase, protein MAGIKGKVVLITGASEGIGRATAELFGREGARLALASRSERRLAELAESLDDVLTISADMARPEEVRHMVRYAHRHFGRLDVLINNAGQGMYRPVEEIAIEDLRHLMDVNLYGPLVAMQEAIPLMRTQGGGTIVNVSSIVSKKALPLVGGYASTKYALNALSLTARNELAGDGIVVSVVLPKATATDFPHHTIHTDDALQAVRGGLRDVDSPEKVAQRILEAAVSGEAEVYV, encoded by the coding sequence GTGGCCGGGATCAAGGGAAAGGTCGTGCTAATCACTGGAGCGTCCGAGGGCATCGGGAGGGCGACCGCCGAGCTCTTCGGCAGGGAGGGCGCCAGGCTTGCGTTGGCCTCGCGGTCGGAAAGAAGGCTGGCAGAGCTTGCCGAATCTCTGGACGATGTGCTAACAATATCCGCGGATATGGCCCGACCGGAGGAGGTGCGGCACATGGTCCGCTACGCCCACCGTCACTTCGGAAGGCTGGACGTTCTCATCAACAACGCGGGCCAGGGCATGTATCGCCCGGTGGAAGAAATCGCCATTGAGGACCTCCGGCATCTGATGGACGTGAACCTCTACGGCCCGTTGGTGGCGATGCAGGAAGCGATACCGCTCATGCGGACCCAGGGCGGCGGGACCATAGTGAACGTCAGCTCGATCGTTTCGAAGAAGGCTCTCCCCCTGGTGGGAGGGTACGCGTCGACGAAGTATGCGCTGAACGCCCTGTCGCTTACGGCGAGGAACGAGCTGGCCGGAGATGGCATCGTGGTGTCCGTGGTTCTGCCTAAAGCTACTGCGACGGATTTCCCCCATCACACCATCCACACCGATGACGCACTGCAGGCGGTCCGGGGCGGTCTCAGAGATGTGGATTCCCCGGAGAAAGTGGCCCAGAGGATTTTGGAAGCCGCCGTCAGCGGGGAGGCCGAGGTGTACGTATGA
- a CDS encoding DsrE/DsrF/DrsH-like family protein: MADTKKLVIVVSEGTFDKGMMALMIANTAASMGMEAHIFFTFFGLNLLKKGTKPKLPGIYRLFTGTFIKRMAKGGVVNYPEQLAMAADLGVSLYACSTTMSLLQIKQSDLVDGVKVIGAAGFLDIAADTDMQFFVG; the protein is encoded by the coding sequence GTGGCAGACACAAAGAAACTAGTGATCGTAGTGTCCGAAGGCACATTCGACAAGGGCATGATGGCATTGATGATCGCCAACACTGCCGCCAGCATGGGTATGGAGGCGCATATATTCTTCACGTTCTTCGGGCTTAACCTCCTGAAAAAGGGGACCAAGCCCAAACTGCCGGGTATCTACAGGCTATTTACCGGGACGTTCATAAAGCGCATGGCCAAGGGCGGGGTAGTGAACTACCCTGAGCAGCTGGCCATGGCCGCCGACCTTGGCGTCAGCCTGTACGCTTGCAGCACGACCATGTCCCTCCTGCAGATCAAGCAGAGCGACCTGGTGGATGGAGTGAAGGTCATCGGGGCTGCCGGATTCCTCGACATCGCCGCCGATACGGACATGCAGTTCTTCGTAGGCTGA
- the pyrB gene encoding aspartate carbamoyltransferase gives MTFKGMDVVSVRDLSREQIEQVLDLAQKMVPYAKGEKTTKILEGKILANLFFEPSTRTRLSFESAMTRAGGRCIEIAQPLTSSTVKGETLADTVRMVDGYSDAIVLRHPHEGAARLAAHFSSKPVINAGDGAGQHPTQTLLDLFTIRQQTGAIAGKKVVMVGDLKYGRTAHSLAEALAMFGADLTFVAPPLLQMPRETVKQLEKEGVRARLNTNLEEVIADADVLYVTRIQRERFPDPSEYQKVAGCYRVDNTLLREAKKNLVIMHPLPRVDEIAPEVDYTENAKYFVQAFNGVPVRMALLSMVMGGELI, from the coding sequence ATGACGTTCAAAGGGATGGATGTCGTTTCTGTTCGTGACCTGAGCAGAGAGCAGATCGAGCAGGTGCTCGACCTGGCACAGAAGATGGTGCCGTACGCTAAGGGAGAGAAGACCACCAAGATCCTCGAAGGCAAGATCTTGGCCAACCTGTTCTTCGAGCCATCCACCCGGACCCGGCTGTCGTTCGAGAGCGCCATGACCAGGGCGGGTGGGCGATGCATAGAGATCGCCCAACCCCTGACCTCGTCCACAGTCAAGGGGGAGACCCTGGCCGACACCGTGCGGATGGTGGACGGGTACTCCGACGCGATAGTCCTCCGTCATCCTCACGAGGGCGCGGCCAGGCTGGCAGCGCACTTCTCCTCCAAGCCGGTCATCAACGCCGGGGACGGGGCGGGGCAGCATCCTACTCAGACCCTGCTGGACCTGTTCACCATCAGGCAGCAGACGGGGGCCATCGCCGGCAAGAAGGTGGTAATGGTTGGCGACCTCAAGTACGGTCGCACCGCCCACTCCCTGGCCGAGGCGCTGGCGATGTTCGGAGCGGACCTGACCTTCGTGGCGCCGCCTCTTCTGCAGATGCCCCGGGAAACGGTCAAGCAGCTGGAGAAGGAGGGCGTTAGAGCCAGGCTCAACACCAACCTTGAGGAGGTCATCGCCGATGCCGATGTTCTCTATGTGACTAGGATACAGCGGGAGAGGTTTCCCGATCCCTCGGAGTATCAGAAGGTGGCAGGCTGCTACCGGGTGGATAACACCCTCCTAAGGGAGGCTAAGAAGAACCTCGTCATCATGCACCCCCTGCCAAGGGTGGACGAGATCGCTCCGGAGGTCGACTACACCGAGAACGCCAAGTACTTCGTTCAGGCGTTCAATGGGGTGCCGGTAAGGATGGCACTTCTTTCGATGGTCATGGGAGGTGAGCTGATATGA